AGAGCTTCGTATGGCAGACTAGGAAATGAAGGTATTGATCTCTATCAGTACCAGACTACTATCAACAACAGCAGCGGAATAGAGGTGAGCAATGGTAATCCTGACATCAGCTGGGAGTCGGTAAACATGCTGGATGTGGGTATGGACCTCGCTTTGTTTGGCAGCAAATTAGAACTGGTAGCCGATTATTACAGCAAGCAGACGACAGGAATGATCCTGTTCCCGCAATTGTCCTACACCGGCGGATTTGAAGCAGCTGTTCCGGTGAATGCCGGCAAGGTGTCCAACAAAGGCTGGGAGATCAGCCTGAACTACAATGCGCAGCTGTCACGCGCCATCAGCCTGTCGGTGCGCCCTGGCATTACCTTCAATGAAAACAAAATCCTCGCGTTGGAAGGTGGTTCAAAAGTAACCACTACCAATATCAACGAAGTAGGAGGGGCCGTCAACAGCTGGTTTGGTTATAAAACCGCAGGATTGTTGCAGGCTTCCGACTTTGATGCCGCGGGTAATCCGCTGATACCGGTAGTAGCAGGGGCTAAACCGGGAGATATCAAATACGTAGATCGTAATGGTAATAAGATCATCGACAGTGATGACCAGATGCGTATAGGCAATCCCGTGCCCACCACCAATTATTTCGCCAACTTCCGGCTGACCTATAAAAACTGGGACCTGGAGTTTATGCTGCAGGGCGTTAATAAATGCGACGCCGTATTGCAGGGAATGCTGGCTTTACCGCTGGATATGAGTAAAGATGGTGGTGTGCCTACCAAATATTATTCGACCAGGTACTGGACGCCGGAACGTACCAACGCTATGTTCCCGCGCTTATCTGCCGCGCCGGCCAACAGCAAATATTCTTCCGACTTCTGGTTTGAGAATGGCGCCTATCTGCGGCTGAAATATGCGCAGCTGGGGTATAACGTGGTGTCTGACGGGCTGAAACGCAGGGGTATCAGTCGTATCCGTGGTTATGTAAATGCCCAGAACGCCTGGACGCTTACAGGTATGAAACTGATGGACCCCGAGAGCCAGGGTAACCAGTGGACTTATGGTGTGATGCAGGCTTTCATTGCCGGTATTAATGTTCAATTCTAAAACCTTCACTCATGCAGAATACAAATCGCTGGATGCTAATTATAGCCTTGTTTTTATTGACCAGTTGTGAGAAATTTCTGACCCATGACGACCCCACCTCAGTAACAGATGCCTCGTGGTGGAAAACAGAAGCCAATGCCACCGGGGCGCTGGGTTCTGTGTATGCAGGACTTCCCGGCGGCAGTGATGGCCGTCAGCTGATGTTTTTATCAGCGCTGAGTGACGAAGCCGTGGCACGTCAGGATACCAGGGGCGCTTATGAGCTATATGCAAAAGGGTTGCAGAACAGCACCTGGGATGTAGCGCTGATGGTCTGGAGAGATGATTATAAAGACATCCGCAGGGCAAGCCGCTTCCTGGAAAATGTGGACCGTTGTTATATGGACTCTGCCCTGAGAGCGCGCTATAAGAACGAAGCCCGTGCCATGCGGGCCTATTACCATATGGAACTCCTGATGTTCTTTGGTGGTATTCCGATCGTGACCACCTCAGTAGAGCCATTGAAAAGTGAACTGAAACGTAATACAGAACAGGAAGTCTATGATTTCATTGTGAAGGAACTGACGGAATGTGCGCCTAACCTGCCCGACACCTATAACAGCAACGAGGCCTGGCGTATCTCCTCCGGCGTATGTTATGCGTTAATCAGCAAATTAGCCCTGTTTTACGGCAAATACGACCTGATGAAGTCAAGTGCCCGGGCGGTGATAGATCAGGGCGTATATGGTCTGTATAAGTCAACAAACAGTAAAGTAAACAGTTATGCTGAATTGTTTACCTATGCAGGGGAACTGAACAAGGAACGTATTTTCTTCAAAGATGCAGGCTGCAGCGGTGCCTGGAATACGTTTGCACCGGCAGGCGTAGGTGGAAAAACAGTTGTGTCACCCACCAACGTAGTGATCGATAACTTCGAAACCCTCCAGGGGAAGACATTGGCAGAACTGCCGACAGACTCACAGGCGATCTATCACAAAACACCCAATTACAAAAATAACCGCGACCCTCGCCTGGTAGCGGCAGTATTACTGCCCGATCAGGTATACCAGGGAGATACCCTGCGCCCGTTTGCCAGCACCGGCAGCGATAAAATCGGTTTGCAGTTTTCCACCAATACAGGTTTCTGGGTCAATAAATACCTGGACCCTAAAGACAGAAACGCCAGTTCCAAAACACTGGACTATATGATCATCCGCTATGCGGAAGTATTGTTGAACTACGTAGAGGCGCTGGTGGAGCTGGGCGACTGGCAAAACCCTGATGTGCTCAGTTATATTAACCAGATAAGGAACCGTGCCGGCCTGGCTTCCGTAGACCCTGCAAAGTATAATTCACAGGCTGCCCTTCGTGTGCTGATACGCCGGGAACGTATGTCGGAGCTGTGTTTTGAAGGCGCACGTTTCTTTGATATCCGCCGCTGGAATATTTTTAAAGACGTGATGACCGGAGAAGTATATGGCGCAGTAGATCCCGGAACGGGCCTGCCGACGCCGGTAGAAAGCAGGAACTGCGACCCGCTGAGGGATATGCGCTTCCCTATACCTATGAGTGAAATACTGGCCAATCCCAATATGGTGCAGAACGACCGGTATTAACTTACCATTGTAGCATCAGGTAAAAGGGTGACGCAACGATTAGTTGAGTCACCCTTTTCAGTATGTGAAAGCGATATTTATTTTTCTACTGGCAATATGCTCACACTACGCACCACTTTCGCTGCAGCTGCCCTGCCTTTTAATATATCTGTGATCGGTACTGCAAGCGGATTTTCCGGGAAAACATATCCGGCAGGCTTATTGAATTTGTAATGGAATGGCGACAGGTATTCCTGGAATGGCTGATTCGGTTTGCGGCTCTGTAGCAACCGTCCTATCTGCTGGTCATAGAGAAAAGTATGGAAATCGTACCATTCCAGGCTGCTGCCATCCATGAATTCCCCGCTTTGCAGTTCTGCACTGCTGAATTTCTTCCGGTTCTCCGGATAGGCGGTTCCTTTCAGCGCATTACTGCTGATACCGTCCATAACAAGTCCGGACGGATAATAATGTGCTACCTCCAGCAATGGCCCGGTGGTAAGCGATACGGTAACATTATCAAAGTAAAGCCGCTCCTGGCTTTCATTGCTGGGGAATACACAAAGATATCCGCTCCTGGAAACCACCATCTTATCCGTTCCAAGCTCCTGCAGCTGATCCGGTGTAGCTTTTACCTGTTTAACACCACTGGCTTCTTCAATCATCTTAAAGTGGTCATCAAAATATATATAATTCAGATAAGCCTTAGGACGTAGTGGGTCAATGGCCTGATCATTACCGGCCTTCAATCGCTCATAACTGCCCGGGGTCAGGTTATGGGCGATCAGCGGCGGTTGATCAGCCAGCAGGGAAGTATGGGCTGTATTCCTGCCGGCCTGAGGGGAAGCTCCCTGCAATACCTGGTTTAACAGTACTTCCAGTGGTAATACCGGATTATTTTTCTTTACAGTACTGCTTTTATAAAATGCATTGGCGCCAATCCTTACCGTATCTCCGGCCATTACACGTATCACCAGCGATGGCCCTGTTTTCTTACCATCCGGCTGACCGGATAATAAGGCGACAAATTCATTTTTCTGACGACCGTCTCCGGCAGGGTAACCAGGAGGTTTGGCACTACGGGTTTCCGCTATGTTACTGAAGGTATTTTCTTCCCGCGTAGCAAGGGCTGTTTCCATACTCGCACTGTAAATACTGGTATCTGTCTGTTCTGTCAGTATCACGCGAACATTGTCCAGCTGGTCTTTCTCAAAATAATCGTAGATATATTGCACGGGCTGGCCTGCCTTTACTATTACCCTGATCCGGCCTTCTTCGTGTGCAATGGACTGCAGCGTGTCGTTCCGGAATTCAAGGTCGCCTAAATATCCAATGGTCGTATATTTTCCGGCGCCGGTATAATCAGTAACCGCCTTTTGTAATTTGTTGCCGTTGGCATCATAGGTATATACCACATATCCTTTTCCCCACATATAAATTGAATCAGGAAGATCCAGATAGTTATACCGAAGCACTCGCGTGAGCTTGTTCATATTGAGGTATTGATTGCCATTGGCGTCGTAATCGAAATCCTGTTGCAGATCGGTATTGGCTTCTTTGAAATCTCCCAGCGTGCTTAGCGGATTATTTACTTTATCTGTTACAAAATAGAGTTTATTGCTGTTGAGAAAGTATTCATATTTCAGGCTGTCCACGATAATGGAAGATGTGCCTGATAGTCCACGCTGCGTAAGCGATTTAATATTGCTGTTCAGGTCATATTTAATGCCGCTTACCGAATAATCAACCAGGCTACGGGACCAGGCGGAAGTACCAGGATCTTGCTGTACAAAATCAGCGCGCAGCAAATTATCAATTTTATCATATTTGAAATCGTACTTGCGTAAAACATTATCATTGGCAGACCGCCACATCGTACCTGCGAGTGTGCCGGTATATAATGGGTTTAAATACCGGGTGCCTGGTATCACGGTGGTGGAATCATCATACCCCAGATCATACCCGAAATAATTACCCGTGCCTGTACGCAGGTATTCCTTGTTTACAGACTTTAACCAGCCCTGAATATGATAACTGTACTTCATGCTATCCAGGTTGTTACCAAAGGTTTTGCAAATAAGCTGCCCTATGCTGTTATAACGCATCTGAACAATTGTTTTCAGCTGCCCGGAATCATTGAGCTGTTTGTCTATTTGGGTAAGATTACCAACATCATCATAATACCGGACAGTAAGGACTTTTAGTTCAGGCGTAACAGTACTTCCGGGATTCCTGTAATGGTCGTAGGAACTTAGTACCTTACCTTCCGCATCATATCGTATACTGTGGACATCTATCCCTCCATATATATTTTTCGAGACCTGCTGGATCAACCGCTCTTTATCATCATAATAATAACTGCTGCGAAGGGTGATGGAACTGTCTAAAACCTGCGACCAGTCTGCGCATTTCAGCCCATTGGTAAGTTTCGATGCAGTGGTTACTATGTCGGCAGTTGTACTGTTACCGCTCTGCAGCCTGGTCATTTCAGCAGGTACAAAGGCAAATGCCGGATCGGGAGAGGAGCCATAAGTGTTATATTGATTTCCTGTCAAAGGCAGTACAGGAGTATAGTCAGGAGAAGGCATGATAAGGTTTCCTATGATGGAATCATAGATATATCCGTTTACTTTTTCCTGCAAGGCATTGCGGCTGATGTTGGACAGATACAGGCTGCTGCCTGTCATCCTGCCTGTATAATCATATGCGTAGTAAAGCCACTGTCCTTTTGCCAGAAGGTTGCCGTCTCTTTTATAGACCAGGCGCTCCTGTGCATCATACACCATTTCTATAATGGCCTCACCTGGATGCTTTTCCCTGATCACGCGTCCTTTTGCATCGTAGTCATAGTAATAGCACATTTCGTCTTTGAGGAATGGAACACTATCTACTGTCAGCGGATGAGTTTTTCCGATTACTAACCTGGATGCGACAGGCGTAATTATAAAACGCAGGCGATTGAAATCATCATAGGAATAGTGTGTATCGAGGGCTACGCTATCTGCGTATTTTCTTCTGAGCGTATGGTTAAAGTTGATATCAAATACATCAACGCACTGATTTCCCTGCGGATTAATTGTTACCATCTTATGTGCTTCCCATGGAGACCATAACTCTGCGGTTGGTACAGCGCCGCTGTCTGAAGTAATAACCCAGTGTAATAATAAACTATCGTATGTATTGATGGTGGCGAAAATGATAGAATAATAATTGGAGGTGGGATGGCCGCCATCAGGGTTCCAGCTGGAGCCGGGGCCGCCGGTTAACTGCAGATTATTCAGTGGGGATTCGTCATAACGTAGTACAGTTATAGGAAGATTATCTTTTGCCACATCTGCTGCTGAAGTATTGGCAAGGTTATAGAATGCCCGCTGGTCATAAAAAGCAGTAGTTCTGATACTACCATAGTTACTGCCGGTCAAATCGGTATAAGACAGGAAGCGCTGGGTGTTATTTCCGAAGTTATTAAAGTAGAATGGCGTTACCATATCTTTTAGCCCCGGGCTGCCTTGTACTATTACTTTTTGCAGGGATCGTCCAAGACCATCCAGGTAAGTGACCGTGCTGGTTCTTTTATCTGGCGGCAAAGCGTCTACACCTGCCTGATCGGTGACGCCGCCAGTCCTTATTTTAGTTTCTACTATAAAAGTATTGCCTGTGCTTAACTGGCTGTAGGCAGCTGTTACATATAGCATCAGACATATGATGATAGATATGCGTTTCATATGAACAGATTGTGTAGTTACTCAATGGGGGATATCTACTGGTATGCCCGGGCCATAGTTATATTTAAAATTTTGCAGGATATTTTTTTGTTCATCTTTCAGATTTATCAGCCGGTTTAATCCATCATATTCATAGAAAATAATGCGGTTGTTGGCTGAATTACTACTTGTTTTGCCTATTAGGGGATCATATGTATAGGTTATAATGTCGGCATTGACATAGATATACCGTAGTTCATCTATAATAGTGTTGTTGCCTGTGAGTTGAACACTGCCATCTGCGGGATCGAACCTGTATTCGTAGTATGTCCAGCCATTCCTTACCGGGCCGGTCATAAATGGTGTGATCGTGGTAAGGCCCTGTTTCGCTGTAATGCCACCGCTATATAACCAGAAAGAAAGTTTCATGACCACGCGCAGCGGAGAAGAAGGGATGGTGATCATTCCTCCTGCGGGAATGATGGCACTCCGCTGACCTGCGTAGGCAACTGAGTTGTTGATGGTATAGCCTGTTATCTGTGAGCCATACCAGGATTGCCCATCATCTTCGAAATTATAGTAAGCCGCGTGTACTTTATTGCCACCCGTCATTTCCGCCACGGTATAACTATTGTTGTATCCCCGCAGGTACCGTGTGATGGGTCCTGCATTGTTTTGCCTGGAGGCAAGCGCTCCCTGCTGATAGGTAAAATAAACTGCTGGCTGATAGGCCGGGTCAAACGTCAGGCCGCTGGTGGTAAGTGCGGACTCCTGGAAGTTTGTTATCGGTTTCTGCGCAGCTATACTTAATTGTTTTACCGGCAACAGGTCTGCGCCATAATAAGAAATGGTGCCGTTGATGACGCGTTTATCGGGGCCGGAATTCGGTGCACGGTACTGGTAATTCTCTACTTCAGCTGCCAGGTAATGTTTGGATAGCATGAGGGGAATGCCGGCATCGTTAGCCCCCGCCAGCGCCGGGTAATCAGCAATATACTTCTTGCGGGTGACGACCTTTATATGATCGCTGTACCGCTCGATTTGCGTGGGATAAATATGCGCCGGATTACCATACATATATTTAGTATTGGTGGTAAGACTATACGATGTAAAATCATCGGGACGCTTTTCTATTGCTAACGTCAGGAATTTTTCCTGAGATTTGAATCCATAGGTATTTGTTTTCAGTGTAGTGGGATAATAGCTGGAGTCGGTGCAGCCTGCCGGTAGCCCGGTTAATGCAGTATAGGCATTGTATACAGGATTGCCTGCTGAATCCAGCGTTTTACACCACAGTATTGCGTTGGTCTGATTTAATACAGGCTTTGCCTGTGTGGAAGCATAGGTATTTATTGTATTGGTGAGATAGGTATACTTCACCTCGTATTTAAATGCCCCGTAATAATTGTACATATCCCACCAGATGAGTGAACCATTTGCGATGTCGTCATCAGTTGTGCTGATATTATTTAACTGGTACCTGAGTAGTGTTCTGCCATGTGTTGCGGGCAGCCGGTTATTGACTATTTTCTCTGTTACTTCCAGGTAGCCCACATGTTTTCCCTGGAATGAACCTAGTCCGAAAGAACCGTTCGCGGTGACCGTATAATTTTTCTGGCTTTGAAAATAATCGCCGGACAAGGTATCTGTGTCGCGATTGGTATAGGAAGATGTTACCAGGTAAGCAGGAAAAGCTTCATCTGATCTGCCACTGGACTTATCATAATAAATATCGTCGGTATAGGTGTAAGCTTTCACTATGCCGAACATATCCGGAATATCGGGGAATGCATAATCTG
This window of the Chitinophaga sp. Cy-1792 genome carries:
- a CDS encoding RagB/SusD family nutrient uptake outer membrane protein, which translates into the protein MQNTNRWMLIIALFLLTSCEKFLTHDDPTSVTDASWWKTEANATGALGSVYAGLPGGSDGRQLMFLSALSDEAVARQDTRGAYELYAKGLQNSTWDVALMVWRDDYKDIRRASRFLENVDRCYMDSALRARYKNEARAMRAYYHMELLMFFGGIPIVTTSVEPLKSELKRNTEQEVYDFIVKELTECAPNLPDTYNSNEAWRISSGVCYALISKLALFYGKYDLMKSSARAVIDQGVYGLYKSTNSKVNSYAELFTYAGELNKERIFFKDAGCSGAWNTFAPAGVGGKTVVSPTNVVIDNFETLQGKTLAELPTDSQAIYHKTPNYKNNRDPRLVAAVLLPDQVYQGDTLRPFASTGSDKIGLQFSTNTGFWVNKYLDPKDRNASSKTLDYMIIRYAEVLLNYVEALVELGDWQNPDVLSYINQIRNRAGLASVDPAKYNSQAALRVLIRRERMSELCFEGARFFDIRRWNIFKDVMTGEVYGAVDPGTGLPTPVESRNCDPLRDMRFPIPMSEILANPNMVQNDRY
- a CDS encoding DUF6443 domain-containing protein translates to MKRISIIICLMLYVTAAYSQLSTGNTFIVETKIRTGGVTDQAGVDALPPDKRTSTVTYLDGLGRSLQKVIVQGSPGLKDMVTPFYFNNFGNNTQRFLSYTDLTGSNYGSIRTTAFYDQRAFYNLANTSAADVAKDNLPITVLRYDESPLNNLQLTGGPGSSWNPDGGHPTSNYYSIIFATINTYDSLLLHWVITSDSGAVPTAELWSPWEAHKMVTINPQGNQCVDVFDINFNHTLRRKYADSVALDTHYSYDDFNRLRFIITPVASRLVIGKTHPLTVDSVPFLKDEMCYYYDYDAKGRVIREKHPGEAIIEMVYDAQERLVYKRDGNLLAKGQWLYYAYDYTGRMTGSSLYLSNISRNALQEKVNGYIYDSIIGNLIMPSPDYTPVLPLTGNQYNTYGSSPDPAFAFVPAEMTRLQSGNSTTADIVTTASKLTNGLKCADWSQVLDSSITLRSSYYYDDKERLIQQVSKNIYGGIDVHSIRYDAEGKVLSSYDHYRNPGSTVTPELKVLTVRYYDDVGNLTQIDKQLNDSGQLKTIVQMRYNSIGQLICKTFGNNLDSMKYSYHIQGWLKSVNKEYLRTGTGNYFGYDLGYDDSTTVIPGTRYLNPLYTGTLAGTMWRSANDNVLRKYDFKYDKIDNLLRADFVQQDPGTSAWSRSLVDYSVSGIKYDLNSNIKSLTQRGLSGTSSIIVDSLKYEYFLNSNKLYFVTDKVNNPLSTLGDFKEANTDLQQDFDYDANGNQYLNMNKLTRVLRYNYLDLPDSIYMWGKGYVVYTYDANGNKLQKAVTDYTGAGKYTTIGYLGDLEFRNDTLQSIAHEEGRIRVIVKAGQPVQYIYDYFEKDQLDNVRVILTEQTDTSIYSASMETALATREENTFSNIAETRSAKPPGYPAGDGRQKNEFVALLSGQPDGKKTGPSLVIRVMAGDTVRIGANAFYKSSTVKKNNPVLPLEVLLNQVLQGASPQAGRNTAHTSLLADQPPLIAHNLTPGSYERLKAGNDQAIDPLRPKAYLNYIYFDDHFKMIEEASGVKQVKATPDQLQELGTDKMVVSRSGYLCVFPSNESQERLYFDNVTVSLTTGPLLEVAHYYPSGLVMDGISSNALKGTAYPENRKKFSSAELQSGEFMDGSSLEWYDFHTFLYDQQIGRLLQSRKPNQPFQEYLSPFHYKFNKPAGYVFPENPLAVPITDILKGRAAAAKVVRSVSILPVEK